One genomic segment of Brassica napus cultivar Da-Ae chromosome A3, Da-Ae, whole genome shotgun sequence includes these proteins:
- the LOC106439535 gene encoding phospholipase A-2-activating protein, with amino-acid sequence MMDIDFNEYKLRCELRGHDDDVRGICVCTDENIATSSRDRTIRVWSLGSDDKRKFSASKILLGHTSFVGPLASIPPSEEYPEGRLVSGSMDTSVLVWNLVNGEVVQSLKGHKMQVTGVTLDDDDIVSSSVDQTLKRWRNGQLVESWEAHQSPVQAVLKLPSGELISGSSDTTLKLWKGKTSLRTFTGHADTVRGLAVMPDLGFLSASHDGSIRLWAQSGEVLLEMIGHTSIVYSVDAHASGLIVSGSEDRHAKIWKDGVCVQSLEHPGCVWDAKFLESGDIVTACSDGVARVWTVRDGMIADQMEIDAFDSLISQYKLSRKKVGGMKLDELPGLDALTLPGTSDGQTKVVREGDNGVAYAWNMSEQRWDKIGEVVDGPDGVGDRPILDGAQYDFVFDVDIGDGEPIRKLPYNRSDNPYDAADKWLLKENLPVAYRQQIVDFILQNSGQKDFSFNPSFRDPFTGANAYVPGQPSHAAATPAKPLYKHIPKRGVLVFDVAQYDGILKKMTEFNNTLRSDPANTDKSMTEAEVSRVGAIVKILKDTSHYHATNFADMDIALLLKVIQAWPPAMMFPAIDLVRMLVLHPHGASLLIKHVENNNDLLLDVIKKVTEDSALPANLLTTVRVLVNLFKNPSFHHWLQRHHSQILDAFSNCYSSPNKNLELAYSTLLLNYAVLLIEKKDEEGQAQVLSAALQIAEEEGADVDSKFRSLVAIGSLMLEGLVKKISIDFEVESIAKSAKSSKEAKIVEVGADIDLLIRQP; translated from the exons ATGATGGATATCGATTTCAACGAGTACAAGCTCAGATGCGAGCTTCGTGGCCACGACGACGAT GTCCGTGGCATTTGTGTGTGCACTGATGAGAACATAGCTACCTCATCGAGGGATAGAACCATAAGGGTGTGGTCACTTGGTTCTGATGATAAGCGAAAGTTTTCAGCTTCCAAGATTCTATTGGGTCATACAAGCTTCGTTGGGCCGCTTGCGTCGATCCCGCCGAGTGAGGAGTATCCTGAAGGCAGGCTCGTCTCAGGGAGCATGGATACTTCCGTTTTGGTTTGGAACTTGGTGAATGGAGAGGTTGTTCAGTCATTGAAGGGTCATAAGATGCAAGTCACTGGTGTTACTCTTGATGATGACGACATTGTTTCATCTTCAGTTGATCA AACTCTGAAGCGATGGAGAAACGGCCAGCTTGTTGAATCTTGGGAGGCGCACCAGTCGCCTGTCCAGGCAGTCCTAAAGCTCCCGTCTGGTGAGCTGATTTCAGGTTCAAGCGACACAACACTCAAACTATGGAAGGGAAAAACAAGTCTACGCACTTTTACCGGGCATGCAG ATACGGTTAGAGGGTTAGCCGTGATGCCTGATTTAGGATTTCTTTCAGCATCACATGATGG TTCCATCAGGTTGTGGGCTCAAAGTGGCGAAGTTCTTTTGGAGATGATTGGGCACACCTCCATTGTTTACTCAGTTGACGCACATGCATCTGGCCTTATTGTTAGTGGGAGCGAAGATCGACATGCCAAGATATGGAAAG ATGGAGTCTGCGTTCAGAGTCTGGAACACCCCGGCTGTGTCTGGGATGCCAAGTTCTTGGAGAGTGGAGACATTGTGACTGCATGTTCAGATGGTGTGGCTCGCGTCTGGACAGTACGCGATGGCATGATTGCTGATCAAATGGAGATCGATGCCTTTGATTCCCTAATTTCTCAGTATAAATTGAGCAG GAAAAAAGTTGGGGGAATGAAACTTGACGAGCTTCCGGGGCTTGATGCTCTGACGTTACCAG GTACCAGTGATGGTCAGACAAAAGTCGTAAGGGAGGGAGACAATGGTGTTGCTTACGCATGGAATATGAGCGAACAGAGATGGGACAAA ATTGGTGAGGTTGTTGATGGCCCAGATGGTGTGGGTGACCGTCCTATCCTCGATGGAGCCCAGTATGATTTTG tttTCGATGTTGACATTGGTGATGGGGAACCTATCCGGAAGCTTCCTTACAATAGATCAG ACAATCCTTATGATGCAGCTGACAAGTGGCTTCTAAAAGAGAATCTTCCCGTCGCATATCGGCAGCAGATTGTTGATTTTATATTACAGAACTCTGGGCAGAAAGACTTCAGTTTTAATCCATCTTTTCGTGATCCCTTCACGGGCG CAAATGCTTATGTGCCTGGGCAACCATCTCATGCAGCTG CAACACCGGCAAAACCTTTATACAAGCACATTCCTAAA AGAGGCGTGCTAGTTTTTGATGTTGCTCAATATGACGGGATCCTGAAAAAGATGACAGAGTTTAACAATACTCTACGATCTGACCCA GCAAATACTGACAAGTCCATGACAGAAGCCGAAGTATCCAGAGTGGGCGCAATCGTTAAAATACTCAAGGACACATCACATTACCACGCTACAAATTTTGCGGACATGGATATCGCGTTGCTTTTGAAAGTGATACAAGCATGGCCACCTGCGATGATGTTTCCCG CTATTGATTTAGTCAGGATGCTTGTTTTGCATCCACATGGAGCAAGTCTACTGATTAAGCATGTGGAAAACAACAATG ATCTGCTTCTGGATGTTATAAAGAAGGTCACAGAAGATTCGGCTCTTCCTGCAAATCTTCTAACAACTGTTCGTGTCCTTGTTAATCTATTCAAGAATCCTTCATTTCATCACTGGCTACAGAGGCATCATAGTCAA ATTCTTGATGCCTTCTCAAACTGTTATTCATCCCCAAATAAGAATCTGGAGTTGGCATATTCGACGTTGCTTCTCAA TTACGCAGTGCTATTAATagagaagaaagatgaagaaggccAAGCTCAAGTCCTTTCAGCAGCATTGCAG ATTGCAGAAGAGGAAGGTGCAGATGTTGATTCCAAGTTCCGGAGTTTGGTAGCAATCGGCTCGCTG ATGCTCGAAGGCCTGGTGAAGAAGATATCTATAGATTTTGAGGTGGAGAGCATTGCAAAATCAGCAAAGTCATCTAAGGAAGCTAAGATTGTGGAAGTTGGTGCTGATATCGATCTACTAATTCGCCAGCCTTAA
- the LOC106444105 gene encoding uncharacterized protein LOC106444105 — MSLKFILLIASLLLLCIASSDSAILPFLRNQKLLNEEVGKIHIHKENKISVKVSRSPPAKGRNCCND; from the exons ATGAGTCTCAAGTTCATTCTATTAATAGCTTCACTTTTACTTTTATGTATCGCATCGTCCGATTCGGCAATCCTTCCATTTCTCAGAAACCAGAAACTTC TCAATGAAGAAGTTGGAAAAATTCACATTCACAAGGAAAACAAGATCAGCGTAAAAGTCAGCCGTTCACCTCCTGCCAAAGGCAGAAATTGCTGCAATGATTAA
- the LOC111214436 gene encoding uncharacterized protein LOC111214436, producing the protein MKRKVSLIALFLVLSFVVSSYAAPTQPDQIRKVCKKSCKIL; encoded by the coding sequence ATGAAGAGAAAAGTGAGTCTGATTGCTTTGTTCCTGGTTCTCTCTTTCGTGGTTTCGTCTTATGCAGCTCCAACTCAGCCAGACCAAATCCGCAAAGTTTGTAAGAAATCCTGCAAAATTTTGTAA
- the LOC106444104 gene encoding uncharacterized protein LOC106444104 — protein sequence MKRNLWLIALFLVLSSLISSYAVSTQSYQIRKLLIIGTPPSKSRPARQCC from the exons ATGAAGAGAAATTTGTGGTTGATTGCTTTGTTTCTGGTTCTCTCTTCCCTGATTTCATCTTATGCAGTTTCAACTCAATCATACCAAATCCGCAAACTTT TGATTATAGGAACACCCCCTAGTAAGTCAAGACCTGCCCGCCAATGTTGTTAG